The following coding sequences lie in one Zingiber officinale cultivar Zhangliang chromosome 2B, Zo_v1.1, whole genome shotgun sequence genomic window:
- the LOC122046582 gene encoding cysteine-rich receptor-like protein kinase 10, translating into MSFSSAAWFNPSLQEFVKMGCHHKFSPSSSCLLSLLIVFHFGLAVAITPKLLWNYCPTDANYTAMSAFRTNLNLLLSSLSSSTAAAAGFYNDTVGRPPNQVYGLALCQGDLSFGDCQGCVNASVQAITQECPKGMSSTIWYDICMLRYSNTNFFSAADTVYKVYERNVNNASDLQIFNQQLGNLMNSLATEAARSPSKLFAAGSANLTSFTKVYGLVQCTRDLSADDCYRCLLDSVGSIPSLCDGKQGCKVYGQSCRLRYEMAPFYNISATEVASSSPPSPVVPVSPPSSLPTGGNEGNNNGSRRTVLLITIPVAIATLLFLCAVFICCGRTQVGIRRWKPLPQVFVNQDQHEINSAESLLFDLESIRIATDNFSDANKLGEGGFGPVYKGTLENEELIAVKRLSRNSGQGLVELKNEVLLLVKLQHRNLVRLLGCCLKSEEKLLVYEYLPNTSLDKFLFDSSKRMQLDWATRFKIIEGIGRGLLYLHEDSRLKIIHRDLKASNILLDANMNPKISDFGLAKLFGVDETQRNTSRIAGTYGYMAPEYAFYGLFSIKSDVFSYGVLILEILTGQKNSNNYQGSSSSECFVDLITQVWQNWTQGNILQIIDQNLVDHCPTQEALRCMHIGLLCVQEDPVQRPTMANIVIMLNTHSVSLPAPSAPAFVNHNTITTELGNALESSGNSSESKGKARNFSQNDVSISELEAR; encoded by the exons ATGAGCTTCTCTTCTGCTGCTTGGTTCAATCCATCTCTGCAAGAGTTTGTGAAGATGGGTTGCCATCACAAGTTTAGTCCCTCCTCCTCTTGCTTGCTGTCTCTGCTCATCGTCTTCCACTTTGGTCTTGCAGTAGCCATCACCCCAAAATTGCTGTGGAACTACTGCCCAACTGATGCAAACTACACAGCAATGAGCGCGTTCCGCACCAACCTCaatctcctcctctcttccctctcctcctctaccgCCGCCGCCGCAGGGTTCTACAACGACACGGTAGGTCGACCTCCGAACCAAGTCTACGGCCTCGCGCTGTGCCAAGGAGACCTCTCCTTCGGTGACTGCCAGGGCTGCGTCAATGCCTCCGTTCAAGCCATCACCCAGGAGTGCCCCAAGGGCATGAGCTCCACCATATGGTACGACATCTGCATGCTCCGCTACTCCAACACAAACTTCTTCTCCGCCGCCGACACTGTCTACAAGGTCTATGAAAGAAACGTCAACAACGCGTCGGACCTGCAGATCTTCAACCAGCAGTTGGGAAATCTGATGAACAGTCTCGCTACCGAGGCAGCGCGTAGCCCGTCGAAGCTGTTCGCGGCGGGAAGTGCGAACCTgacgagcttcacgaaggtatatGGGCTGGTGCAGTGCACAAGGGACTTGTCGGCGGATGACTGCTACAGATGTCTTCTTGACTCAGTGGGGAGCATACCAAGCTTATGCGACGGGAAGCAGGGGTGCAAGGTATACGGACAGAGCTGCAGACTTCGATATGAAATGGCCCCTTTCTATAACATTTCTGCAACAGAAGTTGCCTCCTCGTCGCCTCCGTCGCCAGTCGTTCCAGTTTCACCTCCATCGTCGCTGCCGACCGGTGGCAATGAAG GAAATAATAATGGATCCAGGAGAACAGTTCTACTCATTACCATCCCTGTTGCTATAGCCACTCTACTGTTCCTTTGTGCCGTTTTTATTTGCTGTGGAAGAACACAAGTAGGAATTCGAAGATGGAAACCACTCCCGCAAGTATTCG TGAATCAAGATCAACATGAAATAAATAGTGCAGAATCTCTATTGTTTGATCTTGAGAGTATTAGGATTGCTACCGACAACTTCTCTGATGCAAACAAGCTAGGAGAAGGTGGATTTGGACCAGTTTATAAG GGCACACTAGAGAATGAAGAGCTGATAGCAGTGAAAAGGCTTTCGAGAAATTCAGGGCAAGGACTAGTTGAGTTGAAAAATGAAGTGCTTCTACTCGTCAAACTTCAACACAGAAACCTTGTCAGGCTTTTGGGCTGTTGCTTAAAATCGGAGGAGAAACTACTTGTTTATGAGTACCTTCCTAATACAAGTCTTGACAAGTTTTTGTTTG ATTCTTCGAAAAGAATGCAATTGGACTGGGCAACGCGGTTTAAGATCATTGAAGGCATCGGTCGAGGACTTCTTTATTTGCATGAAGATTCACGGCTAAAGATCATTCACCGGGATCTAAAAGCAAGTAACATCTTGTTAGATGCAAATATGAATCCCAAAATTTCAGACTTCGGTTTAGCCAAGCTTTTTGGTGTAGATGAGACCCAGAGAAACACTAGTAGAATCGCTGGAACATA TGGATACATGGCACCGGAATATGCTTTTTATGGCCTCTTCTCGATTAAATCAGATGTGTTTAGCTATGGTGTGCTGATTTTAGAGATTTTGACTGGTCAGAAGAACAGTAATAATTACCAAGGATCGTCATCCTCCGAGTGTTTTGTAGATCTTATTACTCAA GTTTGGCAGAATTGGACTCAAGGAAATATCTTGCAGATTATCGATCAAAATCTAGTTGATCATTGTCCGACTCAAGAAGCATTAAGATGCATGCATATAGGGTTACTGTGTGTCCAAGAAGATCCAGTTCAGAGACCCACCATGGCCAATATTGTTATTATGCTCAATACTCACTCAGTCAGTCTTCCTGCACCTTCAGCTCCTGCATTTGTCAATCACAATACCATAACCACTGAATTAGGTAATGCTCTAGAATCTAGCGGGAATTCTAGCGAAAGCAAAGGGAAGGCAAGGAATTTTTCTCAAAATGATGTTTCAATCTCCGAGTTGGAGGCTAGATAG
- the LOC122049356 gene encoding uncharacterized protein LOC122049356 yields the protein MARVEGAIICLLILAIDVAAGVLGIEAEMVQNKGRHLRVFFIECKEPVHQAYKLGIAAAALLALSHAVANVLGGCPCICSRDQWDNSMPNKQMASVTLIFSWIVAIVGFTMLMIGAMSNSKSRVRCGLVRRHFLSIGGILCFVHALFCMVYYVSAHASVKEEGKAQRNIRSHGLQA from the exons ATGGCCAGAGTGGAAGGAGCGATCATATGCCTGCTGATCCTTGCCATAGACGTAGCTGCTGGTGTGCTCGGAATAGAAGCAGAGATGGTTCAAAACAAG GGGAGGCATCTGAGGGTGTTCTTCATTGAGTGCAAAGAGCCCGTCCATCAGGCCTACAAGCTCGGCATTGCTGCTGCTGCACTCCTTGCCCTGTCTCATGCTGTTGCCAACGTCCTTGGCGGCTGCCCCTGCATCTGCTCCAGGGACCAGTGGGACAACTCCATGCCCAACAAGCAGATGGCTTCCGTCACCCTAATCTTTTCATG GATCGTTGCTATAGTGGGATTCACCATGCTGATGATAGGAGCAATGTCCAACTCAAAGTCGAGAGTGAGGTGTGGCTTGGTTCGTCGCCATTTCTTGTCGATTGGGGGGATCTTGTGCTTTGTGCATGCTCTATTTTGCATGGTTTATTATGTTTCTGCGCATGCTAGTGTCAAGGAAGAAGGTAAGGCTCAAAGGAACATCAGATCTCATGGACTGCAAGCCTAA